One stretch of Mycolicibacterium fallax DNA includes these proteins:
- a CDS encoding LLM class flavin-dependent oxidoreductase encodes MRLSVLDLVPVRTDQRSADALAATVTLARTADTRGYTRYWLAEHHNMAPVAATSPPVLIGYLAAQTERIRLGSGGVMLPNHAPLAVAEQFALLEAAAPGRIDLGLGRAPGSDPVTSAAMRGWTADVAAERRRIDEFPSYLDEVAALMSPHGARVALRSGEDYVLRATPAADGQPPIWLLGSSMYSAHLAAAKGLPYVFAHHFAGRGTAEALAVYRDEFVPSATTPAPRTFLTVNVSVAPTRAEAERLALPNRVMMARLRTGQPIGPIDLVEHAELLDLSVAERAVIAASDATTVVGTPAEAAAALHGLAERFGVDEVMISPVGGALRGTDPATAPARVQTLELLADELL; translated from the coding sequence ATGCGGCTTTCTGTCCTCGACCTGGTCCCCGTCCGCACCGATCAGCGCAGCGCCGACGCGCTCGCCGCCACGGTGACGCTCGCCCGGACCGCCGACACCCGCGGCTACACCCGGTATTGGCTGGCCGAGCATCACAACATGGCGCCGGTGGCCGCGACCAGCCCGCCGGTGCTGATCGGCTACCTGGCCGCCCAGACCGAGCGGATCCGGCTGGGCTCGGGCGGAGTGATGCTGCCCAACCACGCCCCGCTGGCCGTCGCCGAGCAGTTCGCGCTGCTGGAGGCCGCCGCGCCGGGTCGCATCGACCTGGGGCTCGGACGGGCGCCGGGTTCTGACCCGGTGACCTCGGCGGCGATGCGGGGCTGGACCGCTGACGTGGCGGCCGAACGCCGCCGGATCGACGAGTTCCCGAGCTACCTCGACGAGGTGGCCGCCCTGATGAGCCCGCACGGCGCCCGGGTGGCGCTGCGGTCGGGGGAGGACTACGTGCTCAGGGCCACCCCGGCCGCCGACGGGCAACCGCCGATCTGGCTGCTCGGGTCGTCGATGTACTCCGCGCACCTGGCCGCCGCCAAGGGCCTGCCGTACGTGTTCGCGCACCACTTCGCCGGCCGCGGCACCGCCGAGGCGCTGGCGGTTTACCGCGACGAGTTCGTGCCGTCGGCGACCACCCCGGCGCCGCGCACCTTCCTGACCGTCAACGTGTCGGTGGCCCCGACCCGCGCCGAGGCCGAACGGCTGGCGCTGCCCAACCGGGTGATGATGGCGCGGCTGCGGACCGGCCAACCGATCGGGCCGATCGACCTGGTCGAGCACGCCGAGCTGCTGGACCTGTCGGTCGCCGAGCGCGCCGTGATCGCCGCCTCCGATGCCACCACCGTCGTCGGCACCCCGGCCGAGGCCGCCGCGGCGCTGCACGGCCTGGCCGAGCGATTCGGTGTCGACGAGGTGATGATCAGCCCGGTCGGCGGCGCGCTGCGCGGCACCGACCCGGCCACCGCCCCGGCCCGGGTGCAGACCCTGGAACTGCTGGCCGACGAGCTGCTTTAA
- a CDS encoding HIT family protein translates to MSCVFCSIVAGQAPAIRIHEDDDYLAFLDIRPMVRGHTLIIPKAHHVDLTDTPAPVLAGMMALGQRVALAARASGLHADGSNVVINDGKAAFQSVFHIHLHVAPRRRGDKLRFAAGVLLRRDPAREETGRLLRAALH, encoded by the coding sequence ATGTCTTGTGTGTTCTGCTCGATCGTGGCCGGGCAAGCCCCGGCGATCCGAATCCATGAGGACGACGACTACCTGGCGTTCCTGGACATCCGCCCGATGGTTCGCGGGCACACCCTGATCATTCCCAAGGCCCACCACGTCGACCTGACCGACACTCCGGCGCCGGTGCTGGCCGGGATGATGGCGCTCGGGCAGCGGGTGGCACTGGCCGCCCGGGCCTCCGGCCTGCACGCCGACGGCAGCAACGTCGTCATCAACGACGGCAAGGCCGCGTTCCAGTCGGTGTTCCACATCCACCTGCACGTGGCGCCGCGCCGCCGCGGCGACAAGCTGCGGTTCGCCGCCGGCGTGCTGCTGCGCCGCGACCCCGCCCGCGAGGAAACCGGCCGACTGCTGCGGGCGGCGCTGCACTGA
- a CDS encoding MFS transporter → MNGDRAPLLLLLFATVTAGAGNGISIVAFPWLALQHNGSASAAAVVATAGTVPLLASTLLAGAAVDYLGRRRVSMLSDALSGLSVAMVPVLVLLCGAGAINVLSLSALAALGAVFDPAGMTARISMLPEAAERAGWSLDRANGGYQAAFNLAYIVGPGIGGVLIATLGGAQTMWVTAGLFVAALLAVGMIRLAGAGRPDRAKLPERLWPGIVEGLRFVCHNRVLRTLAAVDLIINGLYVPIESVLFPKYFTDRGQPQQLGWVLMALAAGGLIGALGYAVTARHLPRRSTLIAAMLTLGVTTTVIAFLPPLPLILVLSLLVGLVYGPIGPIYNYVMQTRAPAQLRGRVVGVMGSLAYAAGPVGLIIAGPLADAAGLTVTFLALSVPMLAVGLAALALPSLRELDRR, encoded by the coding sequence ATGAACGGCGACCGCGCTCCGCTGCTGCTGTTGCTGTTCGCCACCGTGACCGCCGGGGCAGGCAACGGCATCTCGATCGTCGCGTTTCCCTGGCTTGCCCTGCAGCACAACGGATCCGCCTCGGCCGCCGCCGTGGTGGCGACGGCCGGGACGGTGCCGCTGCTGGCCTCCACGCTGCTGGCCGGCGCGGCGGTGGATTATCTGGGCCGGCGCCGGGTGTCGATGCTCTCCGATGCGCTGTCCGGGCTGTCGGTGGCGATGGTGCCGGTGCTGGTGCTGCTGTGCGGGGCGGGTGCGATCAACGTGCTGTCGCTGTCCGCGCTGGCCGCGCTCGGCGCGGTGTTCGACCCGGCCGGGATGACCGCGCGGATCTCGATGCTGCCGGAGGCGGCCGAGCGGGCGGGCTGGTCGCTGGACCGGGCCAACGGCGGTTATCAGGCGGCGTTCAACCTCGCCTACATCGTCGGCCCGGGCATCGGCGGGGTGTTGATCGCCACGCTCGGCGGCGCGCAGACCATGTGGGTGACCGCCGGGCTGTTCGTGGCGGCGCTGCTGGCCGTCGGGATGATCCGGCTGGCCGGGGCGGGCCGCCCGGACCGGGCCAAGCTGCCCGAACGGCTGTGGCCGGGAATCGTCGAGGGACTGCGGTTCGTCTGTCACAACCGGGTGCTGCGGACGCTGGCGGCGGTCGACCTGATCATCAACGGGCTCTACGTGCCGATCGAATCGGTGCTGTTTCCGAAGTACTTCACCGACCGCGGGCAGCCACAGCAGTTGGGTTGGGTGTTGATGGCGCTGGCCGCCGGCGGCCTGATCGGGGCTCTCGGCTACGCGGTGACCGCACGCCACCTGCCGCGGCGCAGCACGCTGATCGCCGCGATGCTGACCCTCGGGGTGACCACGACGGTGATCGCGTTCCTGCCGCCGCTGCCGCTGATCCTGGTGCTCTCACTGCTGGTGGGCCTGGTGTACGGCCCGATCGGCCCGATCTACAACTACGTGATGCAGACCCGGGCGCCGGCCCAATTGCGCGGTCGGGTGGTGGGCGTGATGGGGTCGCTGGCCTACGCCGCGGGCCCGGTCGGGCTGATCATCGCCGGGCCGCTCGCCGACGCCGCGGGCCTGACGGTGACGTTCCTGGCGCTGTCGGTGCCGATGCTGGCCGTCGGGCTGGCGGCACTGGCCCTGCCGTCGCTGCGCGAGTTGGACCGCCGCTGA
- a CDS encoding TetR/AcrR family transcriptional regulator, with amino-acid sequence MARGDWLSGSRGELAADRILDAAGQLFARQSPASVGMNDIARAAGCSRATLYRYFDSREALHAGYVHRQARLVHAQLGAQLAGIDDPRRRLVDGFCHTLQLVRADPALRSWFGADAPPLGAELAGRSEVITTLVAAFLSSLDGTSLDGAESTAERRARWLVRALTSLLSFPGTGPEDERAMVQEFLVPVLLPASAQPGPRHPGKSVPG; translated from the coding sequence ATGGCCCGCGGCGACTGGCTCTCGGGCAGCCGCGGCGAGCTGGCCGCCGACCGCATTCTCGATGCCGCCGGGCAACTGTTCGCCCGGCAGAGCCCGGCGTCGGTCGGCATGAACGACATCGCCCGGGCGGCGGGCTGCTCCCGGGCGACCCTGTACCGCTACTTCGACAGCCGGGAGGCGCTGCACGCCGGCTACGTCCACCGTCAGGCCCGGCTGGTGCACGCCCAACTCGGCGCGCAGCTGGCCGGCATCGACGATCCCCGCCGACGGCTGGTCGACGGGTTCTGCCACACCCTACAGCTGGTCCGCGCCGATCCGGCGCTGCGGTCCTGGTTCGGGGCCGACGCTCCCCCGCTGGGCGCCGAGCTGGCCGGGCGCTCGGAAGTGATCACCACCCTGGTGGCCGCGTTCCTGTCCTCGCTCGACGGCACCTCACTCGACGGCGCAGAGTCCACCGCCGAGCGCCGGGCCCGTTGGCTGGTGCGCGCGCTGACATCGCTGCTGAGCTTCCCGGGCACCGGTCCCGAGGACGAGCGGGCCATGGTGCAGGAGTTCCTGGTGCCCGTCCTGTTACCGGCCAGCGCGCAACCAGGACCGCGACACCCCGGAAAATCTGTACCTGGATGA
- a CDS encoding FAD-binding oxidoreductase, producing the protein MINPQLTDLIAELPDGVVVTDPDILASYRQDRAVDPDAGTPLAVVRPHTTEQVQSVLRWATANRIAVVPRGAGTGLSGGATAVNGGIVLSTEKMRDIHIDPVTRVAVVQPGRLNAEVKAAAAEHGLWYPPDPSSFEICSIGGNIATNAGGLCCVKYGVTTDYVLGMQVVLADGTAVRLGGPRLKDVAGLSLTKLFVGSEGTLGVITEVTLRLLPAQPPRAVVVATFPAVADACQAVVAVTTQIRPAMLEFMDRTTINAVEDKLRMGLDRSAGAMLVAASDERGGAAGADAELIAEAFTAHRALEVYSTADPVEGEAFVTARREAIPAVEATGALLLEDVGVPLPRLAELVSGIEELSARHRVTVAVIAHAGDGNTHPLIVFDPADADMAARAQVLFGEIMDLAVRLGGTITGEHGVGRLKKPWLAGQLGPEAMELNRRIKAALDPDDILNPGALI; encoded by the coding sequence GTGATCAATCCGCAGCTCACCGACCTGATTGCCGAACTGCCCGACGGCGTCGTCGTCACCGATCCGGACATCCTGGCCTCCTACCGCCAGGACCGTGCGGTCGACCCCGACGCCGGCACTCCGCTGGCGGTGGTTCGCCCGCACACCACCGAGCAGGTCCAGTCGGTGCTGCGCTGGGCCACCGCCAACCGGATCGCCGTGGTGCCGCGCGGCGCGGGCACCGGGCTGTCCGGCGGCGCGACAGCGGTCAACGGCGGGATCGTGCTGTCCACGGAGAAGATGCGCGACATCCACATCGACCCGGTCACCCGGGTCGCGGTGGTGCAGCCCGGCCGGCTCAACGCCGAGGTGAAGGCGGCCGCCGCCGAGCACGGGCTGTGGTACCCGCCGGACCCGTCGTCATTCGAAATCTGCTCGATCGGCGGCAACATCGCCACCAATGCCGGCGGTCTGTGCTGCGTGAAATACGGTGTCACAACCGATTACGTGCTCGGCATGCAGGTGGTGTTGGCCGACGGCACCGCGGTACGACTCGGTGGCCCGCGGCTCAAGGACGTCGCCGGGCTGTCGCTGACCAAGTTGTTTGTCGGCAGCGAGGGCACCCTCGGGGTGATCACCGAGGTGACCCTGCGGCTGCTGCCGGCCCAGCCGCCGCGGGCGGTGGTGGTGGCCACCTTCCCCGCCGTCGCCGACGCCTGCCAGGCCGTCGTCGCCGTCACCACCCAGATCCGGCCGGCGATGCTGGAGTTCATGGACCGCACCACCATCAACGCGGTCGAGGACAAGCTGCGGATGGGGCTGGACCGGTCGGCCGGCGCGATGCTGGTGGCCGCCTCCGACGAGCGCGGCGGGGCCGCCGGCGCCGACGCGGAGCTCATCGCCGAGGCGTTCACCGCGCACCGCGCGCTGGAGGTGTACAGCACCGCCGACCCGGTCGAGGGCGAGGCCTTCGTCACCGCCCGGCGCGAAGCCATTCCGGCGGTGGAGGCCACCGGCGCGCTGCTGCTGGAGGACGTGGGGGTTCCGCTGCCGCGGCTGGCGGAACTGGTGTCCGGCATCGAGGAGCTGTCCGCGCGGCACCGGGTCACCGTCGCGGTGATCGCGCACGCCGGCGACGGCAACACCCACCCGCTGATCGTCTTCGACCCCGCCGACGCCGACATGGCCGCCCGCGCGCAGGTGCTGTTCGGCGAGATCATGGACCTTGCGGTGCGCCTCGGCGGCACCATCACCGGCGAGCACGGGGTCGGGCGGCTGAAGAAGCCGTGGCTGGCCGGCCAGCTCGGGCCCGAGGCGATGGAGCTCAACCGGCGGATCAAGGCCGCGCTGGATCCCGACGACATCCTCAACCCCGGCGCCCTGATCTGA
- a CDS encoding acyltransferase family protein has protein sequence MTAATSRRVASLTGVRALAAVLVVATHAAYTTGHYTNNYQGLMLSRFEIGVPIFFALSGYLLFRPWVKAAATGGPDPSLRRYAWHRVRRIMPPYVVTVLGAYIVYHFRDVQPNPGHTWIGLLRNLTLTQIYTENYFDYLHQGMTQMWSLAVEVGFYILLPAIAYVLMVLLCRRQWRPYRLLGGLAALSLVSPIWIVLFHTVDWLPEAARLWPPTYAVWFLGGMALTVLAQMRVQIYGFTALAPALLCLLIVATPIAGEPTTSPKLLYEALIKTGFYAVIAVLLIAPLALGNRGWYAAAMGSRPMVWLGEISYELFLVHLVLMEVAMVEILQKPVYTGSGWLLFFWTMVLSVPVSWLLHRLTRVRDEPPTLPARERSSRYRFSGVSRSWLRAGR, from the coding sequence ATGACGGCAGCAACCTCACGGCGGGTCGCCTCGCTGACCGGTGTGCGCGCGCTGGCGGCGGTGCTGGTGGTCGCCACCCACGCCGCGTACACCACCGGTCACTACACCAACAACTATCAGGGACTGATGCTGTCCCGGTTCGAGATCGGTGTGCCGATCTTCTTTGCGCTGTCGGGCTACCTGTTGTTCCGGCCGTGGGTGAAGGCCGCCGCGACCGGCGGACCCGACCCGTCGCTGCGGCGTTACGCCTGGCACCGGGTGCGCCGCATCATGCCGCCGTACGTGGTGACCGTGCTGGGCGCCTACATCGTCTATCACTTCCGGGATGTGCAGCCCAATCCCGGGCACACCTGGATCGGGCTGCTGCGCAACCTGACCCTCACCCAGATCTACACCGAGAACTACTTCGACTACCTGCATCAGGGCATGACCCAGATGTGGAGCCTGGCCGTCGAGGTCGGCTTCTACATTCTGCTGCCGGCAATCGCCTACGTGTTGATGGTGCTGCTGTGCCGCCGGCAGTGGCGGCCCTACCGGCTGCTCGGCGGGTTGGCCGCGCTGTCGCTGGTCTCGCCGATCTGGATCGTGCTGTTTCACACCGTGGACTGGCTGCCCGAGGCCGCGCGGCTGTGGCCGCCGACCTACGCGGTGTGGTTTCTGGGCGGCATGGCGTTGACGGTGCTGGCCCAAATGCGGGTCCAGATCTACGGATTCACCGCCCTTGCGCCGGCGTTGCTGTGCCTGCTGATCGTCGCCACGCCGATCGCCGGTGAGCCGACGACCTCGCCCAAACTGCTCTACGAGGCGCTGATCAAGACCGGCTTCTACGCGGTCATCGCGGTGCTGCTGATCGCCCCGCTGGCGTTGGGGAACCGGGGCTGGTACGCGGCGGCGATGGGGTCGCGGCCGATGGTGTGGCTCGGTGAGATCTCCTACGAGCTGTTCCTGGTGCACCTGGTGCTGATGGAAGTCGCGATGGTCGAGATCCTGCAGAAGCCGGTCTACACCGGGTCGGGCTGGCTGCTGTTCTTCTGGACCATGGTGCTCAGTGTCCCGGTGTCCTGGCTGCTGCACCGGCTGACCCGGGTGCGCGACGAGCCGCCGACCCTGCCGGCCCGCGAGCGCTCATCCAGGTACAGATTTTCCGGGGTGTCGCGGTCCTGGTTGCGCGCTGGCCGGTAA
- a CDS encoding uracil-DNA glycosylase produces the protein MTSPQPPELPHPRTGQLFASPVPAGAGWPGDPATPATPIATTANRVARLAGRAETIAELDAEISVCRGCPRLVSWREQVAVDKRRAFLGQPYWGRPVPGWGDEHPGIFILGLAPAAHGANRTGRIFTGDRSGDQLFAALHRAGLVSAPDSVDAADGLRAVGVRIGSPVRCAPPANAPTPQERRTCDPWLAAEWRLIADDVRVVVALGGFAWQVALHLLEGRFDGPKPKFGHGVVAEGDGVTLLGCYHPSQQNMFTGRLTPAMLDDVFGAAVRLSREHPAG, from the coding sequence ATGACATCTCCGCAGCCCCCGGAGCTGCCGCACCCGCGCACCGGGCAGCTCTTCGCCTCTCCGGTGCCCGCCGGCGCCGGCTGGCCCGGTGACCCGGCCACCCCGGCCACCCCGATCGCGACGACGGCGAACCGGGTCGCGCGGCTGGCCGGCCGCGCCGAGACCATCGCCGAACTGGACGCCGAGATCAGCGTCTGCCGCGGCTGCCCGCGGCTGGTCAGCTGGCGCGAGCAGGTCGCGGTGGATAAGCGCCGGGCGTTCCTCGGGCAGCCCTACTGGGGCCGGCCGGTGCCGGGTTGGGGCGACGAGCACCCGGGCATCTTCATCCTCGGGCTGGCCCCGGCCGCCCACGGCGCCAACCGGACCGGGCGGATCTTCACCGGGGACCGCTCCGGCGACCAGTTGTTCGCCGCGCTGCATCGGGCCGGGCTGGTCAGCGCACCGGACAGTGTCGATGCCGCCGACGGGCTGCGGGCCGTCGGCGTGCGGATCGGGTCCCCGGTGCGCTGCGCCCCGCCGGCCAACGCGCCGACCCCGCAGGAGCGCCGCACCTGCGACCCGTGGCTGGCCGCCGAATGGCGGCTGATCGCCGACGACGTGCGGGTGGTGGTCGCCCTCGGCGGGTTCGCCTGGCAGGTGGCGTTGCACCTGCTCGAGGGCCGGTTCGACGGCCCAAAACCGAAATTCGGTCACGGCGTGGTCGCCGAGGGGGACGGGGTGACGTTGCTCGGCTGCTACCACCCGAGCCAGCAGAACATGTTCACCGGCCGGCTCACCCCGGCGATGCTCGACGACGTGTTCGGCGCCGCGGTGCGGCTCAGCCGGGAGCACCCGGCCGGCTGA
- a CDS encoding DEAD/DEAH box helicase → MNIHPAVLKSLLEVGYETPSPIQAATIPALMAGRDVVGLAQTGTGKTAAFAVPILSKIDPSAKATQALVLAPTRELALQVAEAFGRYSAHLPGLTVLPIYGGSSYTVQLSGLRRGAQIVVGTPGRVIDHLERGTLDLSHLDYLVLDEADEMLQMGFAEDVERILADTPEYKQVALFSATMPSGIRKITTKYLNEAVEVSVKAKTATAENISQRYIQVAGPRKMDALTRILETEPFEAMIVFVRTKQATEEVADRLRARGFSAAAINGDIPQSMRERTIAALKDGSLDILVATDVAARGLDVERISHVLNYDIPHDTESYVHRIGRTGRAGRSGSAVLFVSPRERHLLKAIEKATRSTLVEAELPTVDDVNAQRVTKFRDSITSALSAPGLEMFRRLIEDYERDNDVPMADIAAALALQTRDGGEFLMAPEPVREERRGRDRRDREERGPLRRAGEGFATYRIDVGKRHKVVPGAIVGAIANEGGLHRSDFGHISIRLDFSLVELPPQLPPDAWKALQHTKIQGLPINLRLDSGGGRGDRGDREGRKGDRDQRGGWKKDRGAGRDYDRGAGRGERGSDWSPSRDRDRDGKPGKRGYPKSAKPDFDKGGRSDFGKGGKEFGKSDWNKGAKPDKKPKHKKP, encoded by the coding sequence TCCCTGCTGGAGGTCGGCTACGAGACGCCGTCGCCGATCCAGGCGGCCACCATCCCGGCGCTGATGGCCGGCCGCGACGTCGTCGGGCTGGCGCAGACCGGAACGGGCAAGACCGCGGCGTTCGCGGTGCCGATCCTGTCCAAGATCGACCCGTCGGCCAAGGCCACCCAGGCGCTGGTGCTGGCGCCGACCCGGGAGCTGGCGCTGCAGGTCGCCGAGGCATTCGGCCGCTACAGCGCGCACCTGCCCGGGCTGACCGTGCTGCCGATCTACGGTGGGTCGTCCTACACCGTGCAGCTGTCCGGGCTGCGCCGCGGCGCCCAGATCGTCGTCGGCACCCCGGGCCGGGTGATCGATCACCTCGAGCGCGGCACGCTGGACCTCTCGCACCTGGACTACCTGGTGCTCGACGAGGCCGACGAGATGCTGCAGATGGGTTTCGCCGAGGACGTCGAGCGCATCCTTGCCGACACCCCCGAGTACAAGCAGGTGGCGCTGTTCTCGGCGACCATGCCGTCGGGCATCCGCAAGATCACCACGAAGTACCTCAACGAGGCTGTCGAGGTTTCGGTCAAGGCGAAAACCGCGACCGCGGAGAACATTTCGCAGCGCTACATTCAGGTGGCCGGGCCGCGCAAGATGGACGCGCTCACCCGGATCCTGGAGACCGAGCCGTTCGAGGCGATGATCGTGTTCGTCCGGACCAAGCAGGCCACCGAGGAGGTGGCGGATCGGTTGCGGGCCCGTGGTTTCTCCGCCGCCGCGATCAACGGTGACATCCCGCAGAGCATGCGGGAGCGGACCATCGCCGCGCTCAAGGACGGCAGCCTGGACATCCTGGTGGCCACCGACGTCGCCGCGCGCGGGCTGGACGTCGAGCGGATCAGCCACGTGCTCAACTACGACATTCCGCACGACACCGAGTCCTATGTGCACCGGATCGGGCGCACCGGCCGGGCGGGGCGCTCGGGCAGCGCGGTGCTGTTCGTCTCGCCGCGTGAGCGCCACCTGCTCAAAGCGATCGAGAAGGCGACCCGTTCCACCCTGGTCGAGGCCGAGCTGCCGACCGTCGACGACGTCAACGCCCAGCGGGTCACGAAGTTCCGCGATTCCATCACCTCGGCGCTGTCGGCCCCGGGGCTGGAGATGTTCCGCCGGCTCATCGAGGACTACGAGCGTGACAACGACGTCCCGATGGCCGACATTGCCGCGGCGCTGGCGCTGCAGACCCGCGACGGTGGCGAATTCCTAATGGCGCCGGAGCCGGTGCGCGAGGAGCGTCGCGGACGCGATCGCCGGGACCGCGAGGAACGCGGCCCGCTGCGCCGGGCCGGCGAGGGCTTCGCGACCTACCGCATCGATGTCGGTAAGCGGCACAAGGTGGTGCCCGGCGCGATCGTCGGCGCCATCGCCAACGAGGGCGGCCTGCATCGCAGCGACTTTGGGCACATCAGCATCCGGTTGGACTTCTCCCTGGTGGAACTGCCCCCGCAGCTGCCGCCGGACGCCTGGAAGGCGCTGCAGCACACCAAGATCCAGGGCCTGCCGATCAACCTGCGGCTCGACTCCGGTGGCGGCCGCGGTGATCGCGGTGACCGGGAGGGCCGCAAGGGCGACCGGGACCAGCGCGGTGGCTGGAAGAAGGATCGCGGGGCGGGCCGGGACTACGACCGCGGCGCGGGCCGCGGGGAGCGGGGCTCGGACTGGAGCCCGAGCCGCGACCGCGACCGCGATGGCAAGCCGGGCAAGCGTGGTTACCCCAAGAGCGCAAAGCCCGACTTCGACAAGGGTGGCCGGTCGGATTTCGGTAAGGGCGGCAAGGAATTCGGCAAGTCGGACTGGAACAAGGGCGCTAAGCCGGACAAGAAGCCCAAGCACAAGAAGCCCTAG
- a CDS encoding cytochrome P450 — MTTDLSHAPRFELANADSWADPWPMYRALRDHDPVHHVVPEDRPGDDYYVLSRHDDIFAAARDHETFSSAQGLTINYRELELIGLQDNPPMVMQDPPAHTAFRRLVSRGFTPRQVQAVEPKVRAFVVARLERLREAGGGDIVAELFKPLPSMVVAHYLGVPEEDQGRFDGWTEAIVAANTSTGGLGSALDTLGVALGEMMGYFTDLIARRRTEPGDDTVSHLVAGGIGADDADLAGNLAILAFAFTMVTGGNDTTTGMLGGTVQLLHRYPDQRRLLAENPALITESIEEFLRLTSPVQGLARTATRDVTIGDTVIPAGRKALLLYGSGNRDERQYGPNAGELDITRNPRNILTFSHGAHHCLGAAAARMQSRVALTELLARCPDFAVDESGITWAGGGYVRRPLSVPFTVR, encoded by the coding sequence ATGACGACGGATTTGTCTCACGCGCCGCGCTTTGAGTTGGCCAACGCCGACAGCTGGGCCGACCCCTGGCCGATGTACCGCGCGCTGCGCGACCACGACCCGGTCCATCACGTCGTCCCCGAAGACCGCCCGGGCGATGACTACTACGTGCTGTCCCGGCACGACGACATCTTCGCCGCCGCCCGCGACCACGAGACGTTCTCCTCCGCCCAGGGCCTGACGATCAACTATCGCGAGCTGGAACTCATTGGGCTGCAGGACAATCCGCCGATGGTGATGCAGGATCCGCCGGCGCACACCGCGTTCCGGCGACTCGTCTCACGCGGGTTCACCCCGCGCCAGGTGCAGGCCGTCGAACCCAAGGTAAGGGCGTTCGTGGTGGCGCGCCTGGAGCGGTTGCGCGAGGCCGGCGGCGGCGACATCGTCGCCGAGCTGTTCAAACCGCTGCCCTCGATGGTCGTCGCGCACTACCTCGGCGTGCCGGAGGAAGATCAGGGCCGGTTCGACGGCTGGACCGAGGCGATCGTCGCGGCGAACACCTCGACCGGGGGCCTGGGCTCCGCGTTGGACACCCTCGGCGTCGCGCTCGGCGAGATGATGGGCTATTTCACCGATCTGATCGCGCGCCGCCGCACCGAACCCGGCGACGACACCGTCTCGCACCTGGTGGCCGGCGGCATCGGCGCCGACGACGCGGACCTGGCCGGCAACCTGGCCATCCTGGCGTTCGCCTTCACCATGGTCACCGGCGGCAACGACACCACCACCGGGATGCTCGGCGGCACCGTGCAGTTGCTGCACCGCTACCCCGACCAGCGTCGCCTGCTGGCCGAGAACCCCGCTCTGATCACCGAATCCATCGAGGAGTTCCTGCGGCTGACCTCCCCGGTGCAGGGCCTGGCCCGCACCGCCACCCGGGACGTCACCATCGGGGACACCGTCATCCCGGCCGGGCGCAAGGCGCTGCTGCTCTACGGCTCGGGCAACCGGGACGAACGCCAATACGGCCCGAACGCCGGGGAACTGGACATCACCCGCAATCCCCGCAACATCCTGACCTTCAGCCACGGCGCGCACCACTGCCTGGGCGCGGCGGCCGCACGGATGCAGTCGCGCGTCGCGCTGACCGAACTGCTGGCCCGCTGCCCGGACTTCGCCGTCGACGAGTCGGGCATCACCTGGGCCGGCGGCGGCTACGTCCGCCGCCCGCTGTCGGTGCCGTTCACGGTGCGCTAG